The proteins below are encoded in one region of Polycladomyces subterraneus:
- a CDS encoding response regulator transcription factor gives MVVLKRILIIEDEASIAELEKDYLEINGFDVDIECSGKKGLQRALQTPYDLLILDVMLPELDGFEICKQVRDHKNIPILMVTAKKEDIDKIRGLGLGADDYIVKPFSPGELVARVKSHLSRYERLTGAREAKKGDEIRIRGLYINKASRRVFVNDKEVKVTTREFDLLVFLAENPNRVFSKEHLFERIWGLDAKGDVATVTVHIRKLREKIEMDPSNPQYIETIWGAGYRFNV, from the coding sequence GTGGTAGTTTTGAAAAGGATCCTGATCATTGAAGATGAAGCAAGCATTGCGGAGCTGGAGAAAGATTATCTGGAAATCAATGGTTTTGATGTGGACATTGAATGCTCAGGGAAAAAAGGGTTACAGCGAGCACTTCAAACTCCCTATGATTTATTGATTTTGGATGTGATGCTGCCCGAATTGGATGGGTTTGAAATATGTAAACAAGTACGGGACCATAAAAACATTCCCATATTGATGGTAACAGCCAAAAAAGAGGACATTGATAAAATCAGAGGTCTTGGTCTGGGGGCAGATGATTATATTGTAAAACCGTTTAGTCCTGGTGAGTTAGTGGCAAGAGTGAAATCTCATCTTTCACGATATGAGCGGTTAACTGGAGCCAGAGAGGCAAAAAAAGGAGATGAGATTCGAATCAGAGGACTTTATATCAATAAAGCTTCACGCAGGGTCTTTGTCAATGACAAAGAAGTAAAAGTGACTACCAGGGAATTTGATTTATTGGTTTTTTTAGCTGAAAATCCCAATCGTGTATTTAGTAAAGAACACTTATTTGAAAGAATATGGGGACTGGATGCGAAAGGTGATGTAGCTACCGTAACCGTTCATATCAGGAAATTACGAGAAAAAATTGAGATGGATCCTTCCAACCCACAATATATTGAAACGATTTGGGGAGCCGGCTATCGGTTTAATGTTTAG